In Fusobacterium hwasookii, a single window of DNA contains:
- a CDS encoding toxin-antitoxin system YwqK family antitoxin, translating to MKKVFNILVIALILTLLWILFLLINPNFSEVQGIKSVKTEYDSYYAEIDKKIEKEFDKNPRKLYEERRDYLKRVKLNLDFGRARKYLEDSEYIFGFSGNGKLVFVLKKDSPNSNNGVLKYLYDNQSLKEIGYVEGKDLVFSGKLQSFNKEGTLITERQYYQGKLEGLEKVFSEDGKLEEERVYKNNLVNGEEIYYYDNGKVAQKNQYIAGKMEGESLIYYDNGEISAKINYKNDKRDGVYFLYYENGIKKEEGYLKNDKLEGISKLYYESGKIRQIAYNKNGKKDGRIVKYYENGNPEHEWNYKNDVLDGIDLEYHESGKVKIRMSYKNGEAQGEVLSFYENGRIKEKAYYKDGMLEGKFTAYYEDRKIESDYNYINGELNGEYKNYYENGNLEEKGNYVDDNLEGKALKYYENGKLNGEYNYTQGKLNGEYKVYYENGNLKETGNYEDDKLEGKILEYYENGKIKEENIYKKGIISGPYKIYHENGNSKEEGTIENNQLNGKITFYFENGKMEETGTYKNGKVEGEYFHYDKVGKLIEKQIYEDGNLISTEEFQKVEEVKNEGNKSEAIR from the coding sequence ATGAAAAAAGTATTTAATATTCTAGTAATAGCACTAATACTTACATTACTTTGGATTTTATTTTTACTAATAAATCCTAATTTTTCTGAAGTACAAGGTATAAAATCAGTAAAAACAGAATATGATAGTTACTATGCAGAAATAGATAAAAAGATAGAAAAAGAATTTGATAAAAATCCAAGAAAGCTATATGAAGAAAGAAGAGATTATTTAAAAAGGGTAAAATTAAATTTAGACTTTGGTAGAGCTAGAAAATATCTAGAGGATAGTGAATATATTTTTGGTTTTTCTGGTAATGGTAAATTAGTATTCGTTTTAAAAAAAGATAGCCCAAATAGTAATAATGGAGTACTAAAATATCTTTATGATAATCAATCATTAAAAGAAATAGGGTATGTTGAAGGAAAAGATTTAGTTTTTTCTGGAAAGCTTCAAAGTTTTAATAAAGAAGGAACTTTAATAACTGAAAGACAATACTATCAGGGTAAACTAGAAGGTTTAGAAAAAGTATTTTCAGAAGATGGGAAATTAGAAGAAGAAAGAGTGTATAAAAATAACCTTGTTAATGGGGAAGAAATATACTACTATGATAATGGAAAAGTTGCACAAAAAAATCAATATATAGCTGGAAAAATGGAAGGGGAATCTCTAATTTATTATGATAATGGAGAAATTTCAGCAAAGATAAACTACAAAAATGATAAACGGGATGGAGTATATTTTCTTTATTATGAAAATGGTATCAAAAAAGAGGAAGGTTATTTAAAAAATGATAAATTAGAAGGTATTTCTAAACTTTATTATGAAAGTGGAAAAATACGTCAAATAGCATATAATAAAAATGGTAAAAAAGATGGAAGAATAGTTAAATATTATGAAAATGGAAATCCTGAACATGAATGGAATTATAAAAATGATGTTTTAGATGGAATTGACTTAGAATACCATGAGAGTGGAAAAGTAAAAATAAGAATGAGCTATAAAAATGGAGAGGCTCAAGGAGAAGTATTAAGTTTCTATGAAAATGGAAGAATAAAAGAAAAAGCCTATTATAAAGATGGTATGCTTGAAGGAAAATTTACTGCATATTATGAAGATAGGAAAATTGAAAGTGACTATAATTATATAAATGGAGAATTAAATGGAGAATATAAAAATTATTATGAAAACGGAAATCTTGAAGAAAAGGGAAATTACGTAGATGATAATTTGGAAGGAAAAGCTTTAAAATATTATGAAAATGGAAAATTAAATGGAGAATATAATTATACACAAGGTAAGTTAAATGGAGAGTATAAGGTATATTATGAAAATGGCAATCTTAAAGAAACTGGAAATTATGAGGATGATAAGTTAGAGGGGAAAATTTTAGAGTACTATGAAAATGGTAAAATAAAAGAGGAAAATATTTATAAGAAGGGTATAATTTCAGGACCTTATAAAATATATCATGAAAATGGCAATAGTAAGGAAGAAGGAACTATTGAAAATAATCAACTAAATGGAAAAATAACTTTCTATTTTGAAAATGGAAAGATGGAAGAAACAGGAACATATAAAAATGGTAAAGTAGAGGGAGAATATTTTCACTATGATAAAGTTGGAAAATTAATAGAAAAACAGATATATGAAGATGGAAATTTAATAAGTACAGAAGAATTTCAAAAAGTGGAGGAAGTAAAAAATGAAGGAAATAAGAGTGAAGCCATTAGATGA
- the prfB gene encoding peptide chain release factor 2 (programmed frameshift), with translation MDILEIKREFLEMKEKTENLGGLFDLEKRKSTIKELEKLTFEDNFWSDKRKSSEIIKNMNFEKNIVLRYEKLATEIDDEEVLIDFVESGETSFENELSEKHKILKIDIEEFEINLLLDGEYDMNNAIVTIHSGAGGTEACDWADMLYRMYLRWCNLKGYKVSELDFMEGDSVGVKSVTFLVEGINAYGYLKSEKGVHRLVRISPFDANKKRHTSFASVEVVPEVDENVEVEINPADIRIDTYRASGAGGQHVNMTDSAVRITHFPSGIVVTCQKERSQLSNRETAMKMLKSKLLELELKKKEEEMKKIQGEQTDIGWGNQIRSYVFQPYALVKDHRTNTEIGNVKAVMDGSIDDFINSYLRWIKNN, from the exons ATGGATATATTAGAAATTAAAAGAGAATTTTTAGAAATGAAAGAAAAAACTGAAAAT TTAGGAGGTCTCTTTGACTTAGAAAAGAGAAAGTCAACTATAAAGGAATTAGAGAAATTAACTTTTGAAGATAATTTTTGGTCTGATAAAAGAAAAAGTTCAGAAATTATAAAAAATATGAATTTTGAAAAAAATATAGTTTTAAGATATGAAAAGTTAGCGACAGAAATTGACGATGAAGAAGTTTTAATTGATTTTGTTGAAAGTGGTGAAACTTCATTTGAAAATGAACTTTCAGAAAAGCATAAAATTTTAAAAATTGATATAGAAGAATTTGAAATTAATTTACTGTTAGATGGAGAATATGATATGAATAATGCCATTGTAACAATTCATTCTGGTGCAGGTGGGACAGAAGCCTGTGACTGGGCTGATATGCTTTATAGAATGTATTTAAGATGGTGTAATTTAAAAGGCTATAAGGTTTCAGAACTTGATTTTATGGAAGGGGATAGTGTTGGAGTAAAATCAGTTACATTTTTAGTTGAAGGAATAAATGCCTATGGTTATTTAAAGTCTGAAAAGGGAGTACATAGACTTGTTAGAATTTCACCTTTTGATGCTAATAAAAAAAGACATACTTCATTTGCATCAGTTGAAGTTGTACCAGAAGTTGATGAAAATGTTGAAGTTGAAATAAATCCTGCTGATATTAGAATAGATACATATAGAGCAAGTGGAGCGGGAGGACAACATGTCAATATGACAGATTCTGCTGTAAGAATAACACATTTTCCAAGTGGCATTGTAGTAACTTGTCAAAAAGAAAGATCTCAACTAAGCAATAGAGAAACTGCTATGAAGATGTTAAAATCAAAATTACTTGAATTAGAATTAAAGAAAAAAGAAGAAGAAATGAAAAAAATTCAGGGTGAACAAACTGATATTGGTTGGGGAAACCAAATAAGATCTTATGTATTTCAACCTTATGCACTAGTAAAAGACCATAGAACTAACACTGAGATTGGAAATGTAAAAGCTGTTATGGATGGAAGTATTGATGATTTTATCAACTCATATTTAAGATGGATAAAAAATAATTAA
- the gltX gene encoding glutamate--tRNA ligase: MCVDCKKKVRTRVAPSPTGDPHVGTAYIALFNIAFAHINGGDFILRIEDTDRNRYTAGSEQMIFDALKWLDLGYSEGPDVGGDYGPYRQSERFDLYGKYAKELVEKGGAYYCFCDQERLENLRERQKAMGLPPGYDGHCRSLTKEEIEEKLKAGVPYVIRLKMPYEGETVIHDRLRGDVVFENSKIDDQVLLKADGYPTYHLANIVDDHLMGITHVIRAEEWIPSTPKHIQLYKAFGWDAPEFIHMPLLRNDDRSKISKRKNPVSLNWYKEEGYLKEGLVNFLGLMGYSYGDGKEIFTLQEFKDNFNIDKVTLGGPVFDLVKLGWVNNQHMKMKDLDELTRLTVPFFVNEGYLASENVSEKEFETLKKIVEIEREGAKTLKEIAKNSKFFFVDEFSLPEIKEDMDKKERKSVEKLLNSLKDEVGLKSIKLFIEKLEKWDGNEFTAEQAKDLLHSLLDDLQEGPGKIFMPIRAVLTGESKGADLYNVLYVIGKERALKRIKDTVKKYNIEI; the protein is encoded by the coding sequence ATGTGTGTTGATTGTAAGAAAAAAGTTAGAACAAGAGTAGCACCTTCTCCAACAGGAGACCCTCATGTTGGAACTGCATATATTGCATTATTTAATATTGCATTTGCTCATATAAATGGTGGAGATTTTATATTAAGAATAGAGGATACAGATAGAAATAGATATACAGCTGGATCTGAACAAATGATATTTGATGCATTAAAATGGTTAGATTTAGGTTATTCAGAAGGACCTGATGTAGGTGGAGATTATGGACCATATAGACAATCAGAAAGATTTGATTTATATGGAAAATATGCAAAAGAATTGGTTGAAAAAGGTGGAGCATATTATTGTTTCTGTGACCAAGAAAGATTAGAGAATTTAAGAGAAAGACAAAAAGCTATGGGCTTACCACCTGGATATGATGGACATTGTCGTTCATTAACTAAGGAAGAAATTGAAGAAAAACTTAAAGCAGGAGTTCCTTATGTAATAAGACTTAAAATGCCTTATGAAGGTGAAACTGTAATTCATGATAGATTAAGAGGAGATGTTGTTTTTGAAAATAGCAAAATAGATGACCAAGTTCTATTAAAAGCTGATGGGTATCCAACATATCACCTTGCAAATATAGTTGATGACCATTTAATGGGAATAACTCATGTTATAAGAGCAGAAGAATGGATACCTTCAACTCCTAAACATATACAATTATATAAAGCATTTGGTTGGGATGCACCTGAATTTATCCATATGCCACTTTTAAGAAATGATGATAGATCTAAAATTTCTAAAAGAAAAAATCCAGTTTCTTTAAATTGGTATAAGGAAGAAGGATACTTAAAAGAAGGATTGGTAAACTTCTTAGGTCTAATGGGATATTCTTATGGAGATGGAAAAGAGATATTTACTTTACAAGAATTTAAAGATAATTTCAATATAGATAAAGTTACTTTAGGTGGACCAGTGTTTGACCTTGTTAAATTAGGTTGGGTTAATAATCAACATATGAAAATGAAAGATTTAGACGAGCTTACAAGATTAACTGTTCCATTTTTTGTAAATGAAGGATATTTAGCTAGCGAAAATGTAAGTGAGAAAGAATTTGAAACTTTAAAGAAAATAGTTGAGATTGAAAGAGAAGGAGCAAAAACTTTAAAAGAAATTGCTAAAAATTCAAAATTCTTCTTTGTTGATGAATTCTCTTTACCAGAAATAAAAGAAGATATGGATAAAAAAGAAAGAAAAAGTGTAGAAAAACTTTTAAATTCTTTAAAAGATGAAGTTGGATTAAAATCAATAAAATTATTTATTGAAAAATTAGAAAAATGGGATGGAAATGAATTTACAGCTGAACAAGCTAAAGATTTATTACATTCATTACTTGATGATTTACAAGAAGGACCAGGAAAAATATTTATGCCTATAAGAGCGGTCTTAACTGGGGAATCTAAGGGTGCAGACTTATATAATGTTCTTTATGTAATTGGAAAAGAAAGAGCATTAAAGAGAATAAAAGATACTGTTAAAAAATATAATATAGAAATATAA
- the trpS gene encoding tryptophan--tRNA ligase, giving the protein MERSLSGIQPSGILHIGNYFGAMKQFVDFQDSYDGFYFIADYHSLTSLTKAETLKENTYNIVLDYLAIGLDPSKSTIFLQSSVPEHTELTWLLSNITPIGLLERGHSYKDKTAKGIPANTGLLTYPVLMAADILIYDSDVVPVGKDQKQHLEMTRDIAMKFNQQYGVEFFKLPEPLILDDSAVVPGTDGQKMSKSYNNTINMFVTKKKLKEQIMSIVTDSTPLEEPKNPDNNIAKIYALFNNIDKQNELKDKFLAGNFGYGHAKTELLNSILDYFEKARAKREELEKDMDYVKDVLNEGSKKARAIAIEKIKKAKEIVGLVGNIY; this is encoded by the coding sequence ATGGAAAGAAGTTTATCTGGTATACAACCAAGTGGAATTTTACATATAGGAAATTATTTTGGAGCAATGAAACAATTTGTTGATTTTCAAGATAGTTATGATGGTTTTTATTTTATTGCTGACTATCATTCTTTGACATCACTTACAAAAGCAGAAACTCTAAAAGAAAATACTTATAATATAGTTTTAGACTACTTGGCTATTGGACTTGATCCAAGTAAATCAACTATATTTTTACAATCAAGCGTTCCTGAACATACTGAGTTAACATGGCTTCTTTCAAACATAACTCCTATTGGACTTTTAGAAAGAGGGCATTCATATAAAGATAAGACTGCAAAAGGTATCCCTGCAAATACTGGACTTTTAACTTATCCTGTTTTAATGGCAGCAGATATATTAATATATGATTCTGATGTTGTTCCTGTTGGAAAAGATCAAAAACAACACTTAGAAATGACTAGAGATATTGCTATGAAATTTAATCAACAATATGGAGTAGAATTTTTTAAATTACCTGAACCATTAATTTTAGATGATTCAGCTGTTGTTCCTGGAACAGATGGACAAAAGATGAGTAAATCATATAATAATACTATTAATATGTTTGTTACAAAGAAAAAGTTAAAAGAACAAATTATGAGTATAGTTACTGATTCAACTCCCCTTGAAGAACCTAAAAATCCAGATAATAATATCGCAAAAATTTATGCTCTTTTCAATAATATAGATAAACAAAATGAATTAAAAGATAAATTTTTAGCTGGGAATTTTGGTTATGGACATGCAAAAACTGAACTTTTAAACTCTATTCTTGATTATTTTGAAAAGGCTAGAGCAAAAAGAGAAGAACTTGAAAAAGATATGGACTATGTAAAAGATGTCTTAAATGAAGGTTCTAAGAAAGCAAGAGCTATTGCTATTGAGAAAATTAAAAAAGCCAAAGAAATAGTGGGGCTTGTTGGAAATATATATTAA